One genomic window of Salvia miltiorrhiza cultivar Shanhuang (shh) chromosome 4, IMPLAD_Smil_shh, whole genome shotgun sequence includes the following:
- the LOC131021396 gene encoding beta-amyrin 28-monooxygenase-like gives MEFFYASLLCLFVSVIFLSLHLLFYKTKPASGGLPPGKTGWPVIGESLEFLSTGWKGHPEKFIFDRMARYSSHVFRTHLLGEPAAVLCGSAGNKFLFSNENKLVQAWWPSSVDKIFPNDNAQTSSKEEAIKMRRMLPTFFKPEALHRYVGIMDHIARRHFADGWDNKSEVVVFPLAKNYTFWLACRLFLSVEDPAQVDKFAAPFNLLASGLISIPIDLPGTPFNKGIKASAYIRKELVAIIKQRKADLADGKASPTQDILSHMLLTSNEDGKFMQESDIANKILGLLIGGHDTASSACTFIVKFLAELPQVYEGVYKEQMEIAKSKGEGELLSWEDLQKMKYSWNVACEVLRLAPPLQGAFREALADFSFNGFSIPKGWKLYWSANSTHKNKEFFPEPEKFDPSRFEGSGPAPYTFVPFGGGPRMCPGKEYARLEILVFMHHLVKRFKWEKMIPDEKIVVDPMPIPAKGLPVRLYPHTS, from the exons ATGGAGTTCTTCTACGCTTCCCTCCTCTGCCTCTTCGTCTCCGTCATCTTCCTCTCCCTCCACCTCCTCTTCTACAAGACGAAGCCGGCCTCCGGAGGCCTCCCACCGGGCAAGACCGGGTGGCCGGTGATCGGGGAGAGCCTCGAGTTCCTCTCCACAGGGTGGAAGGGCCACCCGGAGAAGTTCATCTTCGACCGCATGGCCCGCTACTCCTCCCACGTCTTCCGCACCCACCTCCTCGGCGAGCCCGCCGCCGTCCTCTGCGGCTCCGCCGGCAACAAGTTCCTCTTCTCCAACGAGAACAAGCTGGTCCAAGCGTGGTGGCCGAGCTCCGTCGACAAGATCTTCCCCAACGACAACGCCCAAACCTCGTCGAAAGAGGAGGCCATCAAGATGCGGCGGATGCTCCCCACCTTCTTCAAGCCGGAGGCGCTCCACCGCTACGTGGGCATCATGGACCACATCGCCCGGCGCCACTTCGCCGACGGCTGGGACAACAAGAGCGAGGTGGTGGTGTTCCCCCTGGCCAAGAACTACACCTTCTGGCTGGCCTGCCGCCTCTTCCTGAGCGTGGAGGATCCCGCGCAGGTCGACAAGTTCGCCGCGCCGTTCAATCTGCTGGCGTCGGGGCTGATCTCGATCCCGATCGATCTGCCCGGGACGCCGTTTAATAAGGGGATCAAGGCCTCCGCCTACATCAGGAAGGAGCTCGTCGCCATCATCAAGCAGCGCAAGGCTGACCTCGCCGACGGCAAGGCCTCGCCCACGCAGGATATCCTCTCCCACATGCTGCTCACCAGCAACGAAGATGGCAAATTCATGCAAGAGTCCGACATCGCCAACAAGATCCTGGGTTTGCTCATCGGCGGCCATGACACTGCTAGCTCGGCTTGTACCTTCATCGTCAAGTTCCTCGCCGAGCTGCCCCAGGTCTACGAGGGCGTCTACAAAG AGCAAATGGAGATCGCCAAGTCCAAGGGCGAAGGGGAGCTGCTGAGCTGGGAGGATCTGCAGAAGATGAAGTACTCGTGGAACGTTGCATGTGAAGTGCTGAGACTGGCGCCGCCCCTTCAGGGTGCTTTCAGAGAAGCCCTTGCGGATTTCTCCTTCAATGGCTTCTCCATCCCAAAGGGCTGGAAG ttATATTGGAGTGCAAATTCGACGCACAAGAACAAGGAGTTCTTCCCGGAGCCGGAGAAGTTCGACCCGTCGAGGTTCGAGGGGTCGGGGCCGGCCCCGTACACGTTCGTGCCGTTCGGAGGGGGGCCGAGGATGTGCCCCGGGAAGGAGTATGCCCGTCTGGAAATCTTAGTGTTCATGCATCACCTTGTGAAGAGGTTCAAGTGGGAGAAAATGATTCCTGATGAGAAAATTGTGGTTGATCCAATGCCCATTCCGGCTAAGGGTCTCCCAGTTCGACTCTACCCCCACACTTCTTaa